One genomic segment of Flagellimonas marinaquae includes these proteins:
- a CDS encoding superoxide dismutase family protein: protein MKKVQITVLTLVFIAAFSCKQAKKEATETSVEVEETIDQVVETLDPEVITFTMEPKSDSNVNGEVVFTENSNEVIMRATFTGLNEGEHAIHLHEKADCSSPDGKSTGGHWNPTFQPHGEWGSEEGYHKGDIGNFTANADGTATMEFSTDEWCIGCDDDTKNILGKAVIVHQGADDLTSQPSGAAGARIACTGIIQ from the coding sequence ATGAAAAAAGTACAAATAACTGTCTTAACATTAGTATTTATAGCTGCTTTTAGCTGTAAACAAGCAAAAAAAGAGGCCACAGAAACATCAGTGGAGGTAGAAGAGACCATTGATCAGGTAGTTGAAACCCTAGATCCCGAAGTAATCACCTTTACCATGGAACCCAAGAGTGATAGCAATGTAAATGGCGAAGTTGTTTTTACAGAAAACAGTAATGAGGTAATTATGAGGGCCACCTTTACTGGATTAAATGAAGGTGAACATGCCATACACTTGCACGAAAAGGCAGATTGCTCCTCGCCTGACGGCAAATCCACCGGAGGACACTGGAACCCAACTTTTCAACCACATGGAGAATGGGGTTCCGAAGAGGGGTACCACAAAGGAGATATCGGTAATTTTACAGCCAACGCCGACGGTACAGCCACAATGGAGTTTTCTACAGATGAATGGTGTATTGGCTGTGATGACGATACTAAAAATATTTTGGGAAAGGCTGTTATAGTGCACCAAGGTGCTGATGACCTTACCTCTCAACCATCAGGTGCCGCAGGTGCCAGAATTGCTTGTACAGGCATCATCCAGTAA
- a CDS encoding RNA polymerase sigma factor has product MNLDNLIQQFQKKDSAAFETLYHMYAENICGVINVILKDAERSQEICQDVFVKVWEKSDQYDASKGRFFTWLLNIARNAAIDEVRSKSHKNQKKNLAVDSLVGIFENSEDLNSKMDTIGLQSLLKGLKEKCILLIDMLYFKGYTQKEAAKELNTPIGTIKTRIRSCISSIRKNMA; this is encoded by the coding sequence ATGAACTTGGACAACCTCATACAACAATTTCAAAAAAAGGATAGCGCTGCCTTTGAAACCTTGTACCATATGTATGCGGAAAACATATGTGGTGTTATTAATGTAATCTTGAAGGATGCGGAACGCTCCCAAGAAATCTGTCAGGATGTTTTTGTGAAGGTCTGGGAAAAATCAGATCAGTACGATGCTTCGAAAGGTCGATTTTTCACCTGGTTACTGAATATCGCAAGGAATGCCGCCATCGACGAAGTGCGTTCAAAAAGCCATAAAAACCAAAAAAAGAACCTTGCTGTTGATTCTCTCGTAGGTATTTTTGAAAACAGTGAGGATCTGAACAGTAAAATGGATACTATCGGACTTCAGTCTCTCCTAAAAGGATTGAAGGAAAAATGTATTTTGTTGATAGATATGCTTTACTTTAAGGGATACACCCAAAAAGAAGCCGCCAAAGAGCTGAATACGCCAATTGGCACTATAAAGACACGAATAAGAAGCTGTATTTCGAGCATTAGAAAAAATATGGCATAA
- a CDS encoding anti-sigma factor — MDVKAYIASGILELYVAGALSPEEILEVQHYALQYPQIQKEIEAIENAVLQLTEAASPKMPENGFAKIKEEIDDVIPFTPEASKSSGTTWGSYLGWAASVLLAVGLFWLYTENNKLKNQIELTNQEKQSLEDILSDTQAEITSKEMLLQEIRDKDVSVIALGGQTISPSSYAKAYWNKEEQKVIIDAQGLPEPPEGFTYQVWSLKLDPLTPTSLGLLDDFASQDNKLFTLENSNESEAFGITLEPEGGSETPTLEQLYTLGAVGV, encoded by the coding sequence ATGGATGTGAAAGCTTACATAGCATCTGGAATTTTGGAACTCTACGTAGCTGGGGCCCTGTCACCTGAAGAAATTCTTGAGGTGCAGCACTATGCGCTTCAGTACCCCCAAATACAAAAGGAAATCGAGGCAATCGAAAATGCTGTTCTACAGCTAACGGAAGCCGCTTCGCCCAAAATGCCGGAAAACGGTTTTGCCAAGATAAAGGAAGAAATAGACGATGTTATTCCGTTTACTCCAGAAGCTTCCAAAAGTAGTGGAACTACTTGGGGCAGCTACTTGGGCTGGGCAGCATCGGTATTATTGGCCGTAGGGCTGTTCTGGTTGTACACGGAAAACAACAAGCTCAAGAACCAAATTGAGCTTACCAACCAAGAAAAGCAAAGTCTGGAAGATATCTTATCCGATACCCAAGCGGAAATCACCTCAAAGGAAATGCTGTTGCAAGAAATCAGGGATAAAGATGTTTCCGTAATTGCCCTTGGTGGGCAAACCATCTCTCCTTCCTCCTATGCGAAAGCTTATTGGAACAAGGAAGAACAGAAAGTTATTATCGATGCCCAAGGGCTTCCCGAACCTCCTGAGGGATTCACCTACCAAGTTTGGTCATTAAAATTGGACCCACTTACCCCCACCAGCCTAGGCCTATTGGATGATTTTGCATCGCAGGACAATAAACTCTTTACCTTGGAAAATTCCAACGAATCTGAAGCCTTTGGCATCACCTTGGAACCTGAGGGCGGAAGCGAGACACCAACGCTGGAGCAATTGTACACCTTGGGTGCGGTTGGTGTCTAA